From a region of the Thermomicrobium roseum DSM 5159 genome:
- a CDS encoding APC family permease — protein MEAGETSSSSRKSTSIPGTHPGDRFIRHVASSDLPIREVEPGRFIAELVEPASVWGKTWVRLRRALIGRPLRTAEAAHERIGKAKALAVFSSDALSSTAYATEEILRVLVLAGTAAYAFVQPIGLAIVLLLAIVVFSYRQTIRAYPHGGGTYIVTKDNLGIAPGLLAAGALLSDYVLTVAVSISAGVAAMTSAFPSLYPYRVELAVAAIVLLTVANLRGVRESATIFMLPTYAFIVSIGALILLGLASLAGLGPQPHPIHREVSPPSSPLTLFLILRAFASGSTALTGVEAIADGVPAFKEPQADNARTTLLAMGLILAFLFSGITFLSYHFRLAPNERETIVSQLARTLVDGSPFYYVVQAVTASILFLAANTAFADFPRLGYFLARDRFLPRQFRFQGDRLAFSTGILTLGALTILLVIARHASVAALIPLYAVGVFTAFTLSQTSMVVHWWRSAQGELRRVPWHSLVINAIGAVVTGIVTVVVIVTKFTHGAWIVILLIPALIGMMLAIHRHYVSVAEQLRISSEEARHWLRLLPRRSVAIVPIASLNRASLTALAYARVIADDVTAVHVATEPETGQTLQQRWREAGLTIPLVIVDSPYRELLGPLVAVIEKLHREKGGPLITVVIPEFVPVHWWERLLHTQTAWRLRRALAQIPDLAITMVPYHLRD, from the coding sequence ATGGAAGCGGGCGAGACAAGTTCATCGAGCCGCAAGAGCACGAGTATCCCCGGTACTCATCCAGGAGATCGCTTTATCCGGCACGTCGCCTCGAGCGACCTTCCGATTCGGGAAGTCGAGCCTGGACGTTTTATAGCCGAACTGGTGGAACCAGCGAGCGTCTGGGGCAAGACGTGGGTACGCCTGCGGCGCGCGCTGATCGGTCGGCCGCTCCGCACCGCCGAAGCAGCGCACGAGCGGATCGGGAAGGCAAAAGCGCTGGCTGTCTTCTCGTCGGACGCACTTTCCTCGACCGCCTACGCGACCGAAGAAATCTTGCGTGTTCTCGTCCTGGCCGGAACAGCGGCCTATGCCTTCGTTCAGCCGATCGGACTTGCGATCGTTCTTCTGCTGGCGATCGTCGTCTTCTCCTACCGTCAAACGATCCGTGCCTATCCGCACGGGGGTGGGACATACATCGTCACCAAGGACAATCTCGGTATCGCACCCGGCTTGTTGGCAGCTGGCGCCCTGCTGAGCGATTATGTCCTCACGGTCGCGGTCAGTATTTCGGCAGGTGTCGCCGCGATGACTTCGGCTTTCCCCTCGCTCTATCCGTACCGGGTCGAGCTGGCTGTCGCTGCTATCGTTCTGCTCACCGTCGCCAACTTGCGTGGCGTTCGCGAGAGCGCGACTATCTTCATGCTTCCCACCTATGCCTTCATCGTCAGCATCGGTGCACTGATCCTCCTCGGGCTGGCCTCCCTGGCTGGTCTCGGACCCCAACCGCACCCGATCCATAGGGAGGTATCACCGCCGAGTAGCCCACTCACGCTGTTCCTCATCTTGCGCGCTTTTGCTTCCGGAAGTACGGCACTGACCGGTGTCGAGGCGATCGCTGATGGAGTTCCGGCGTTCAAAGAGCCGCAAGCCGACAACGCCCGGACCACGCTTCTGGCTATGGGGCTGATCCTCGCCTTCCTGTTCAGCGGGATCACGTTCCTCAGCTATCACTTTCGTCTGGCCCCGAACGAGCGCGAGACGATCGTGTCCCAGCTCGCTCGCACGCTGGTCGATGGCTCGCCGTTCTACTACGTGGTCCAGGCGGTGACCGCATCGATCCTGTTCCTGGCGGCGAACACGGCGTTCGCTGATTTCCCGCGCCTGGGCTACTTCCTCGCGCGCGACCGCTTCCTGCCTCGGCAGTTTCGCTTTCAGGGAGATCGTCTCGCGTTCTCGACCGGTATCCTGACGCTCGGCGCGCTGACGATTCTCCTGGTAATCGCTCGTCACGCCAGCGTGGCAGCACTCATCCCACTGTACGCGGTCGGCGTTTTTACGGCATTCACGCTCTCCCAAACCAGTATGGTCGTTCACTGGTGGCGAAGTGCGCAGGGGGAGCTGCGTCGCGTTCCATGGCACAGTCTCGTCATCAATGCCATCGGCGCTGTCGTGACCGGCATCGTGACCGTGGTCGTGATCGTCACCAAGTTTACCCACGGAGCCTGGATCGTCATTCTCCTCATCCCAGCCCTGATCGGGATGATGCTCGCGATCCACCGACATTACGTTTCTGTTGCTGAGCAATTGCGCATCTCGAGCGAGGAAGCGCGTCACTGGCTGCGACTTCTCCCGCGCCGAAGCGTGGCCATCGTCCCGATCGCCTCGCTCAATCGTGCTTCGCTGACCGCGCTGGCCTATGCTCGGGTGATTGCCGACGACGTGACTGCTGTCCATGTGGCTACCGAGCCGGAAACGGGTCAGACGCTCCAGCAGCGCTGGCGCGAGGCCGGTTTGACGATTCCCCTCGTCATCGTCGATTCACCCTACCGCGAGTTGCTCGGGCCGCTGGTGGCAGTCATCGAGAAACTTCACCGCGAGAAGGGAGGACCGCTCATCACCGTGGTCATTCCGGAATTCGTCCCTGTCCACTGGTGGGAGCGTCTCTTGCATACCCAGACCGCTTGGCGTCTGCGGCGAGCGCTCGCGCAAATTCCTGATCTCGCCATCACGATGGTCCCGTACCACCTCCGGGACTGA